From the Candidatus Hydrogenedens sp. genome, the window AATCAATCAATTCCATCTTGAACTTTTCCTTTGCCCGTTCCGGGGCTTTTTGACCACCAGCACCCCAGCCGGCAGGACCACCAATACAAACGATTTTACTGCCAACTGTGTTTTTTATCGCATACAAAGAGCGTAACCGCCATAAGATGTCCGCATATTCATCTACGACAACATCTTGTGGAGCCAGACGCGGTTCTCCTAATTCATCTACAGTTTTCCTTAAAAATCGAGGGCTGACAATCTCATACCATAGATAGGCAGGACCTGAGCGATGACGAACAAAAACAATGTGTTGCTTGTTATCACTGAAAACAGGTTCTATCTCTCCTATAGCCCCGTAAATAAGCGTTACATCTGCATTGGCTTCTCATGCTTGTTTCGCCTCTGCAGGGGAAGATACGGGTATTAACGGCAGAATTTCCAGAGGGAATTCTGCCTTTTGTTTCATTTCAGCCAGTTCTTTTTCTATTTGCTGGCATTCTTTCTGAACATCTTCTTTTGTATGGAAACCACCCCACGGACGCCAACTTGCCTGTTCTCGCCGTTTAAATAATTGGTATGTAAAAACCGGCTGAACAACCAGAGGCTTCTTTTTCGCAGATGCAATAGGCTTGTTTAAATATTCCGAAGATACACTCGCTGAAGCAGTGTCTGCATTTGCTGATAAAATGGCATTGGCTCCGATAGCAGTTCCTCCAACTGCAGCGAGGAAAGTTCTCCGTGCTATATTAAGTTTTCCTAAATCATGAATACAGCCACAGCACGAATGATGTTGATGTTTGTTGTCCTGTGTCATAAAATATTCCTTCTTGGTTGTTATTAATTTTCATATATTTCTATTGTATTGTATATCTTAGTTAAAAACCAACTTTTAAAGAGGAATATTGGACAATTCACACAAATTAAACTTGTCAGATGACACTGGAAATAGGTTATTATTATTGCCATTATTTTAATGTATAAATCTTTTTAAGTAGAGAAAAGTAAATGTTAGACCCGTATGTGCTTGCAGGAATTGCTCTGGCTCTTGCTATGGATGCGTTTGCCGTATCCATTAGTATCAGTGCTTTGCTCAAAGATGTACAGCCCCGCCAAACCTTTCGGTTGTCTTTTCATTTTGGTTTATTTCAGGCTCTGATGCCCGTATTGGGCTGGTATACGGGAAATCTCGTCGGGCAATGGTTTCTGGCTTATGACCACTGGATAGCCTTTTTTATACTCTGGGCAATTGGTGGAAAAATTATATACCAATCTTTATTTGCTATTGAAAAACAAGAAGAAGGAATAAATAAGGAGCAGAAAAAGAATGACCCCACACGA encodes:
- a CDS encoding manganese efflux pump MntP family protein, producing MLDPYVLAGIALALAMDAFAVSISISALLKDVQPRQTFRLSFHFGLFQALMPVLGWYTGNLVGQWFLAYDHWIAFFILWAIGGKIIYQSLFAIEKQEEGINKEQKKNDPTRGLSLIMLSIATSIDAYAVGLSFAFIGVSIWFPSFWIGITAGFLTLVGMQLGSYVGKKFGKSMEILGAILLFIIGIKILFDHLSGN